One window of the Rufibacter radiotolerans genome contains the following:
- a CDS encoding LON peptidase substrate-binding domain-containing protein, with protein sequence MSRFLPLFPLNIVVFPGEKLNLHIFEPRYRELIKECQENDTTFGIPVYLDKGIGDYGTEIKILSVEKKYLGGEMDIKTKGLRIFKIKEFQRHVPGKLYSGGLVEDVDTVQDDDPVQRQKIIELLKQLYGALGVQTLMLNLPPNFQSYDVAHHLGFTTEQEYTLLQCFKESERQELILDHLTRILPVVLETEKLKERVKQNGHFKHLPPPNF encoded by the coding sequence ATGAGCAGATTTCTACCCCTTTTCCCGTTGAACATAGTGGTTTTTCCTGGGGAGAAACTCAACCTCCACATTTTTGAGCCCCGCTACCGCGAGCTGATCAAGGAATGTCAGGAAAATGATACTACCTTCGGGATACCCGTGTACCTGGACAAGGGCATTGGTGACTACGGCACCGAGATCAAGATCCTGAGCGTGGAGAAAAAGTATTTGGGCGGCGAGATGGATATTAAAACCAAAGGGCTCAGGATTTTCAAGATAAAAGAGTTCCAGCGGCACGTGCCAGGCAAGCTCTACTCCGGGGGCCTGGTAGAAGACGTGGACACCGTGCAGGATGATGACCCGGTGCAGCGGCAGAAAATCATAGAACTACTTAAACAACTGTACGGCGCTTTAGGGGTACAGACCCTCATGCTTAACCTGCCCCCTAACTTTCAGTCTTATGACGTGGCCCACCACCTGGGTTTTACCACCGAGCAGGAATACACCTTGCTGCAATGCTTTAAAGAAAGTGAGCGCCAGGAACTGATCCTGGACCATTTGACCAGGATTTTACCGGTGGTGCTGGAAACGGAGAAACTAAAGGAACGGGTAAAGCAGAACGGACACTTTAAGCACTTGCCCCCGCCCAACTTTTAG
- the mtgA gene encoding monofunctional biosynthetic peptidoglycan transglycosylase, translating to MAKQQLSMPFTWAAARWLFLKLAIVLFLVSVLWVLTYRWVDPPVTLHMLSKRSEPSPKTEKVSEIDYQFVELEDMSIQLPLAVIAAEDQLFLTHDGFDFKAIKKAFERNLSSKKTVGGSTISQQVAKNVFLWHGRSYLRKAVEMYFTFMIEVLWGKERIMEVYLNIAEMGDHVFGVHAASKKYFGTSPEKVGRQQAALLAAVLPNPIKYSVAKPTGYVLRRRRNIVRNMVRLGGSELIKNWYN from the coding sequence ATGGCAAAACAGCAACTATCCATGCCCTTTACCTGGGCCGCCGCCCGTTGGCTTTTTCTAAAGCTGGCTATTGTGCTATTCCTGGTTTCGGTGCTGTGGGTGCTAACCTACCGGTGGGTAGACCCGCCCGTGACCTTGCACATGCTGTCTAAACGGTCTGAGCCTTCTCCTAAAACGGAGAAAGTAAGTGAGATTGACTACCAGTTTGTAGAGCTGGAGGATATGTCCATTCAGTTGCCCCTGGCGGTGATCGCTGCGGAGGACCAGTTGTTTCTGACCCATGACGGTTTTGATTTTAAGGCCATTAAGAAAGCCTTTGAGCGAAACCTGTCCAGCAAGAAAACAGTGGGAGGGAGCACCATCAGTCAGCAGGTGGCTAAGAACGTGTTTCTGTGGCACGGCCGGAGCTACCTGAGAAAAGCGGTGGAAATGTACTTCACCTTCATGATTGAGGTACTTTGGGGTAAGGAACGGATCATGGAGGTGTACCTGAACATAGCCGAGATGGGCGACCATGTGTTTGGGGTGCATGCGGCCAGCAAAAAATACTTCGGGACCAGCCCGGAAAAAGTGGGACGGCAGCAGGCGGCTTTGTTAGCGGCAGTGTTGCCAAACCCCATTAAGTATTCCGTAGCCAAACCTACCGGCTACGTCCTGCGCCGCCGCCGCAATATTGTCCGGAACATGGTGCGCCTGGGCGGAAGTGAACTCATTAAAAACTGGTATAACTAA
- a CDS encoding YybH family protein, producing the protein MCKHPFFRSVFCLLLVCLFNSCAPSKIALPEVKGEIAQIMDAQSQAWNRGDLEAFMEPYWHSDSLVFVGHSGPTFGWDKTLQNYKRSYPTQEAMGKLAFTLLHTSAISKDALLVVGKWHLSRRIGDLQGHFSLVFRKIGGKWQIVADHSS; encoded by the coding sequence ATGTGCAAGCATCCCTTTTTCCGCTCTGTTTTCTGTCTGCTACTGGTGTGCCTTTTTAACAGCTGCGCTCCCTCTAAAATTGCTTTACCAGAAGTAAAAGGAGAGATAGCCCAAATCATGGATGCGCAGAGCCAGGCCTGGAACAGGGGAGACCTGGAGGCCTTTATGGAGCCGTACTGGCATTCAGACTCCTTGGTGTTTGTGGGCCATAGCGGACCCACCTTTGGCTGGGACAAGACCCTGCAGAACTACAAGAGAAGCTATCCTACCCAGGAGGCCATGGGCAAGCTCGCCTTCACGCTGCTTCATACCTCCGCTATCAGCAAGGACGCCTTGTTGGTTGTGGGGAAATGGCACCTTAGCCGCCGCATAGGTGATCTGCAGGGCCACTTTTCGCTTGTTTTCAGAAAAATAGGCGGTAAATGGCAGATAGTGGCAGACCATTCCAGTTAG
- a CDS encoding sensor histidine kinase has product MAAPKNKPNTVKELIKLNDELENYFRNTLIPQLFVDANLILRKFTPPAMKQFCFTPDHIGTPMEDLVDNIRYSTIIENIKEVIDTDDILEKEIQTTDGNWFQMNIIPYLIPKEKKANGVIITFVDITGRMKNLRELEKLNASHETFIFSVTHDLLAPLHNIEGLVKYFIELSEESLEAEKPDLEDQKKIGGMLATSVETMRGIIKDLTEVSRLEDTLGKKTKPANFEEILKEVELTLKDKINKTEAIITYDIKVPTIAFSRKNLRSIAYNLLSNAIKYQHPERIPTIHISTAKEKEFVVISFEDNGKGISPEKIEVVFNQYTRLSKEEEGTGIGLYLLKRIVENAGGKTNLDSKVNKGSTFKVYLPAQQKPA; this is encoded by the coding sequence ATGGCTGCTCCCAAGAATAAACCCAACACTGTCAAAGAACTGATCAAACTCAATGATGAGTTGGAGAACTATTTCCGGAATACCCTTATTCCGCAGTTGTTTGTGGACGCTAATCTGATTCTAAGGAAGTTCACACCGCCCGCCATGAAACAGTTCTGTTTCACCCCAGACCACATTGGCACGCCCATGGAAGACCTGGTAGACAATATTCGGTATTCCACCATCATTGAGAACATTAAAGAGGTCATTGATACAGATGATATTTTAGAAAAAGAAATTCAGACCACAGACGGAAACTGGTTTCAGATGAACATAATCCCTTACCTGATTCCTAAGGAAAAAAAGGCCAACGGGGTCATCATCACGTTTGTGGATATTACAGGCCGCATGAAGAACCTGCGGGAACTGGAAAAGCTCAATGCCTCGCATGAAACCTTTATCTTCTCGGTGACCCATGACCTGCTGGCCCCCTTGCATAATATTGAAGGCTTGGTAAAGTATTTCATTGAGCTGTCTGAAGAGTCGCTGGAAGCGGAAAAGCCCGATCTGGAAGACCAGAAAAAGATTGGGGGCATGTTGGCGACTTCCGTGGAAACCATGCGGGGTATCATTAAGGACCTGACGGAAGTCTCCCGCCTGGAAGACACCTTAGGGAAAAAAACCAAGCCGGCCAATTTTGAGGAGATTCTGAAGGAAGTAGAACTTACCCTAAAGGATAAGATCAATAAAACGGAAGCCATTATCACCTATGACATTAAGGTGCCTACCATTGCTTTCTCCCGGAAAAACCTGCGGAGCATAGCCTATAACCTGCTTAGCAACGCCATCAAATACCAGCACCCAGAGCGCATACCTACCATTCATATAAGCACTGCCAAAGAAAAGGAGTTTGTGGTGATCTCTTTTGAAGATAATGGCAAAGGGATTTCGCCGGAAAAAATAGAGGTGGTCTTTAACCAGTACACGCGCCTAAGCAAAGAGGAAGAGGGCACCGGTATTGGCTTGTACCTCTTAAAACGGATTGTAGAAAACGCTGGCGGCAAAACCAACTTAGACTCCAAAGTGAATAAAGGTTCTACCTTTAAGGTCTATCTACCGGCGCAACAGAAACCTGCCTAA
- a CDS encoding App1 family protein — protein MAIDWKKSLGDFIDKHDDSFDLLMQRFRNRLGLYKPLYIVPYRSYGTVNRLYVKGRVLANKGITSAADNDNLAKNLLNMYRRFESDEVRNAQLTVCFQNVEHEVLTDSEGYFTLNLEPSTPLVLDNIWHEVEIELKHADISSFEPGIKTEAHVLVPPPDAEYGIISDIDDTIVLTSATDIIQMSQHTFMNNARTRLPFAGVSAFYRSLQLGRNGKRNNPFFYVSSSPWNMYDLLHDFLDINDIPAGPLLLRDFGLLQNKFFGADHMSHKFKEIQNILLTYPNLNFILIGDSGQEDAPIYREVIKQFPGRIICVYIRDVNLEDRATMVTSITEELKGTVEMLLVKDTAAAAKHAAAAGLIFQAEVEKVEDQKAIDQSDAPGTSTGQAPAPISKDTKHLG, from the coding sequence ATGGCAATAGACTGGAAAAAAAGCCTTGGAGATTTCATAGACAAGCATGATGACTCCTTTGATCTGCTCATGCAGCGGTTCAGGAACCGCCTGGGCTTGTACAAACCCCTGTACATTGTTCCTTACCGCAGCTACGGCACCGTGAATCGTTTGTATGTGAAAGGCCGCGTGCTGGCCAACAAAGGCATTACCAGCGCCGCTGATAATGACAATCTGGCCAAGAATCTGCTCAACATGTACCGCCGCTTTGAAAGTGATGAGGTGCGCAACGCGCAATTGACGGTTTGCTTTCAGAACGTAGAACATGAAGTGCTCACCGACAGCGAAGGCTACTTCACCCTGAACTTGGAGCCCTCTACCCCACTGGTGCTGGATAATATCTGGCATGAGGTGGAAATAGAGTTGAAGCACGCAGATATTTCCTCTTTTGAGCCTGGCATCAAGACCGAGGCCCACGTGCTGGTACCGCCCCCAGACGCGGAATATGGCATCATCTCAGACATTGATGATACCATCGTGCTTACGTCAGCGACAGATATCATTCAGATGTCGCAGCACACGTTCATGAACAATGCCCGCACGCGGCTGCCTTTTGCCGGGGTGTCGGCGTTTTACCGGTCCCTTCAGCTGGGCCGCAACGGCAAGCGCAACAACCCGTTCTTTTACGTGAGCAGCAGCCCCTGGAACATGTATGACCTCCTGCATGACTTTCTGGACATCAATGACATTCCGGCGGGGCCACTGTTGTTGCGTGACTTTGGGTTATTGCAGAACAAATTCTTCGGGGCCGACCACATGAGCCACAAGTTCAAGGAGATTCAGAACATCCTGCTCACCTACCCCAACCTGAATTTTATTCTCATTGGCGATAGTGGCCAGGAAGACGCCCCCATTTACCGCGAGGTGATCAAGCAGTTCCCGGGCCGCATTATCTGCGTGTACATACGGGATGTGAATCTGGAAGACCGCGCCACCATGGTCACCTCTATTACCGAAGAACTGAAAGGCACCGTGGAAATGCTACTGGTGAAAGACACGGCCGCAGCCGCCAAACACGCCGCCGCCGCCGGACTCATCTTCCAGGCCGAGGTGGAGAAAGTGGAAGACCAAAAAGCCATTGACCAAAGCGACGCCCCCGGGACGTCCACCGGGCAGGCCCCGGCTCCTATCAGTAAAGACACAAAGCATTTGGGGTAA